A genomic stretch from Acidobacteriota bacterium includes:
- a CDS encoding glutamine--tRNA ligase/YqeY domain fusion protein, with amino-acid sequence MSQRDNPASEPTDFIRTLIRDDLVAGKNDGRVVTRFPPEPNGYLHIGHAKSICLNFGIAGEFPGAVCHLRFDDTNPSTEDPEYVESIQRDIRWLGFDWEERRFFASDYFEIFYRHAVYLIERGLAYVCSLSEEEIRAYRGTVTEAGRNSPDRDRPVAENLDLLERMRAGEFADGTYTVRAKIDMASANMKMRDPLLYRIRHVDHYRTGDAWPIYPMYDFAHCLSDEQEGITHSLCTLEFENNRDIYDWVLDHVQTTYRPVQIEFARLNISFTVLSKRKLLELVQGGYVEGWDDPRMPTLSGYRRRGYTPEAIRAFCDRIGVAKSNSTVDVAQLEHAIRDDLNPKVKRVLTVLDPLRVVIVNYPEEGEEALEAPYFPHDVPGDETRPLPFSRELWIERTDFAEDPPKGFHRLAPGREVRLRYAYFIRCEEVVKDPETGEVVELRCTYDPATRGGAAPDGRKVKGTIHWVSAHHAQGIEVRLYDRLFTIERPDLAEEDFKAYLNPHSLVVHDRAKAEPSLATAEPGERFQFERHGYFYLEPESTTDERRVFNRIVSLRDSWAKKTAAPQATERTSKEERKPPTAPAPPVERVWSDEQRAALERYRRAFGLPDGIAEVLTAEPIAGRLFERAIAAHDAPLPIANWIVNEALRVVKERGEEDLPFGGAEIGELVARIEDSTLSGRAAKEVFAAMAAGEGRPDAIIETKGLGQIADEGTLGKVVDEVLAAHPKEVAEYRAGKTALFGFFIGQVMQKTGGAANPALTRALLERALSPS; translated from the coding sequence TTGAGCCAGCGCGACAACCCCGCTTCCGAACCGACGGATTTCATTCGCACTTTGATCCGCGACGACCTCGTCGCCGGCAAAAACGACGGCCGGGTGGTCACCCGCTTTCCGCCGGAGCCGAACGGCTATCTTCACATCGGGCACGCCAAGTCGATCTGCCTGAACTTCGGCATCGCTGGGGAGTTTCCCGGCGCCGTGTGCCACCTGCGCTTCGACGACACCAATCCCTCGACGGAGGACCCGGAATACGTCGAGTCCATTCAGCGGGACATCCGCTGGCTGGGCTTCGACTGGGAGGAGCGAAGGTTCTTCGCCTCGGACTACTTCGAGATCTTCTATCGCCACGCCGTCTATTTGATCGAGCGGGGCCTCGCCTACGTCTGCAGCCTGAGCGAGGAAGAGATCCGGGCCTATCGCGGCACGGTGACCGAAGCGGGCCGCAACAGCCCGGATCGCGACCGCCCGGTGGCCGAGAATCTCGACCTTCTCGAGCGCATGCGCGCCGGCGAATTTGCGGACGGTACCTACACCGTGCGGGCGAAGATCGACATGGCGTCGGCCAATATGAAAATGCGCGATCCGCTGCTCTATCGCATTCGCCATGTGGACCACTACCGCACCGGCGACGCCTGGCCGATCTACCCGATGTACGACTTTGCACACTGCCTGTCCGACGAACAGGAGGGCATCACCCACTCGTTGTGCACCCTGGAGTTCGAGAACAACCGCGACATCTACGACTGGGTTCTCGATCATGTGCAAACCACCTACCGGCCGGTGCAGATCGAGTTCGCGCGCCTCAACATCAGCTTCACGGTGCTGTCCAAGCGCAAGCTTCTCGAACTGGTGCAGGGCGGCTACGTAGAGGGCTGGGATGATCCCCGCATGCCCACCCTCTCCGGCTACCGGAGGCGCGGCTACACGCCGGAAGCGATCCGCGCCTTTTGCGACCGCATCGGCGTTGCCAAGAGCAACAGCACGGTGGACGTGGCGCAGCTCGAACACGCCATTCGCGACGACCTCAACCCCAAGGTCAAGCGGGTGCTGACGGTCCTCGATCCCCTGCGGGTGGTGATCGTCAACTACCCGGAAGAGGGCGAAGAGGCACTCGAAGCGCCCTACTTTCCGCATGATGTGCCCGGCGACGAAACGCGCCCCCTCCCCTTCTCCCGCGAGCTGTGGATCGAGCGAACGGACTTCGCCGAGGACCCACCGAAGGGCTTCCACCGGCTGGCTCCGGGCCGCGAGGTGCGGTTGCGCTATGCCTACTTCATCCGCTGCGAAGAGGTGGTGAAAGACCCCGAGACGGGCGAGGTGGTTGAGCTGCGCTGCACCTACGATCCGGCAACCCGCGGCGGTGCCGCGCCGGACGGCCGCAAGGTCAAGGGCACCATCCACTGGGTGTCGGCCCACCATGCCCAGGGCATCGAGGTGCGCCTTTACGATCGCCTGTTCACCATCGAGCGGCCGGATCTGGCGGAGGAGGATTTCAAGGCCTATCTCAATCCCCACTCGCTGGTGGTGCACGACCGGGCGAAGGCCGAGCCCAGCCTGGCGACGGCGGAGCCCGGCGAGCGCTTCCAGTTCGAGCGCCACGGCTACTTCTACCTCGAGCCGGAGAGCACCACCGACGAACGCCGGGTGTTCAACCGCATCGTCTCGCTGCGCGACTCCTGGGCCAAGAAGACGGCTGCGCCGCAGGCGACGGAGAGAACCTCGAAGGAAGAGAGAAAGCCGCCGACGGCCCCGGCACCACCGGTCGAGCGGGTGTGGTCCGACGAACAGCGCGCCGCCCTCGAGCGCTACCGGCGCGCCTTCGGACTGCCCGACGGCATCGCCGAGGTGCTGACCGCCGAACCGATCGCCGGCCGCCTGTTCGAACGGGCGATCGCCGCCCACGACGCACCGCTACCGATCGCCAACTGGATCGTCAACGAAGCGCTGCGGGTGGTGAAGGAGCGAGGCGAAGAGGACCTGCCCTTCGGCGGCGCCGAAATCGGCGAACTGGTGGCGCGCATCGAGGATTCCACCTTGAGCGGCCGGGCCGCCAAGGAGGTCTTTGCGGCGATGGCCGCCGGCGAGGGCCGCCCGGACGCGATCATCGAGACCAAGGGCCTCGGGCAGATCGCCGACGAAGGAACTCTGGGGAAGGTGGTCGACGAAGTCCTCGCTGCTCACCCCAAAGAAGTGGCGGAGTACCGCGCCGGCAAGACGGCGCTCTTCGGTTTCTTCATCGGTCAGGTGATGCAGAAAACCGGCGGTGCCGCCAATCCGGCGCTCACCCGCGCGCTCCTGGAGAGAGCCCTCAGCCCATCGTAG